The following coding sequences lie in one Chionomys nivalis chromosome 8, mChiNiv1.1, whole genome shotgun sequence genomic window:
- the Wee1 gene encoding wee1-like protein kinase, whose translation MSFLSRQQPPPTRRAAAACSLRQKLIFAPGSDCEEEEEEEEEEEGSGHSTGEDSAFQEPDSPLPSARSPAEAEAERRRSPGAEPSSPGELEDDLLLGGSGGGAEAASAGTEGDSWEEEGFGSSSPVKSPATAYFLGTSFSPVHCGGPGDASPRGCGSPRAMDGRCSPLPGYPSTPPHKTFRKLRLFDTPHTPKSLLSKARVIDSSSVKLRGSSLFMNTEKSGRREFDTRQTPQVNINPFTPDPVLLHSSGQCRGRKRAYFNDSSEDMEASDYEFEDETRPAKRITITESNMKSRYETEFHEVEKIGSGEFGSVFKCVKRLDGCIYAIKRSKKPLAGSVDEQNALREVYAHAVLGQHSHVVRYFSAWAEDDHMLIQNEYCNGGSLADAISENYRIMSYFTEGELKDLLLQVGRGLRYIHSMSLVHMDIKPSNIFISRTSIPNAVSEEGDEDDWISNKVMFKIGDLGHVTRISSPQVEEGDSRFLANEVLQENYSHLPKADIFALALTVVCAAGAEPLPRNGDQWHEIRQGRLPRIPQVLSQELTELLKVMIHPDPEKRPSAMVLVKHSALLSASRKSAEQLRIELNAEKFKNSLLQKELKKAQMAAKVAAEERALFTDRMATRSTTQSNRASRLIGKKMNRSVSLTIY comes from the exons ATGAGCTTCCTGAGCCGACAGCAGCCGCCGCCCACCCGCCGCGCCGCGGCCGCCTGCAGCCTGCGGCAGAAACTCATCTTCGCACCGGGCAGCGActgtgaagaggaagaggaggaggaggaggaggaggaaggcagcgGCCATAGCACCGGGGAGGACTCGGCCTTCCAGGAACCCGATTCGCCGCTGCCCTCCGCGCGCAGCCCCGCCGAAGCCGAGGCCGAGCGCCGCCGCTCGCCCGGCGCCGAGCCCAGCAGCCCCGGGGAGCTGGAGGACGATCTGCTGCTGGGGGGCAGCGGCGGGGGCGCGGAGGCGGCGAGCGCCGGCACCGAGGGCGActcctgggaggaggaggggttcGGCTCGTCGTCCCCCGTCAAGTCACCGGCCACCGCCTACTTTCTGGGCACGTCGTTTTCGCCGGTGCACTGCGGCGGCCCGGGGGATGCGTCCCCGCGGGGCTGTGGGTCGCCGCGGGCCATGGATGGCCGCTGCTCGCCGCTGCCCGGCTATCCCAGCACCCCGCCGCACAAGACGTTCCGCAAACTACGACTGTTCGACACGCCGCACACGCCCAAG AGTTTGCTTTCCAAAGCTCGAGTAATTGATTCCAGCTCTGTTAAACTCCGGGGTAGTTCTCTATTCATGAACAcagaaaaatcaggaagaagagaatTCGACACCCGGCAAACTCCTCAAGTGAATATTAATCCTTTTACTCCGGATCCTGTATTGCTCCATTCCTCAGGACAGTGTCGTGGGAGAAAGAGAGCATATTTTAATGA ttCCTCTGAAGACATGGAAGCCAGTGATTATGAATTTGAAGATGAAACAAGACCTGCTAAA AGAATTACAATTACTGAAAGCAATATGAAGTCGCGGTATGAAACTGAATTTCATGAGGTCGAGAAAATTGGTTCTGGAGAATTTGGTTCTGTGTTTAAATGTGTAAAGAGGCTAGATGGATGCATTTATGCCATTAAGCGATCAAAAAAACCATTGGCTGGCTCTGTTGATGA gCAGAATGCTTTGAGAGAAGTATATGCTCATGCTGTGCTTGGGCAGCATTCCCATGTGGTTCGCTATTTCTCTGCGTGGGCAGAAGATGACCATATGCTTATACAAAATGAATATTGCAATG GTGGGAGTTTAGCTGATGCTATAAGTGAGAACTACAGAATCATGAGTTACTTTACCGAAGGAGAGCTGAAGGATCTGCTTTTGCAAGTTGGCCGGGGCTTGAGATACATACACTCAATGTCTTTGGTTCACATGGATATAAAACCTA GTAATATTTTCATATCTCGAACCTCAATCCCGAATGCTGTCTCTGAAGAAGGAGATGAAGATGACTGGATATCCAacaaagttatgtttaaaatag GTGATCTTGGGCATGTGACAAGAATCTCTAGTCCACAAGTTGAAGAAGGTGATAGTCGTTTTCTAGCAAATGAAGTTTTACAAGAG AACTATAGCCATCTACCGAAAGCAGATATTTTTGCTCTTGCTCTCACAGTTGTATGTGCTGCTGGTGCTGAACCCCTACCCCGAAATGGAGACCAGTGGCATGAAATCAGGCAGGGCCGATTACCCAGGATTCCACAAGTGCTTTCCCAGGAGTTGACAGAGTTGCTAAAA gTTATGATTCATCCTGATCCAGAGAAAAGGCCTTCAGCGATGGTGCTGGTGAAGCATTCAGCGTTGCTGTCTGCATCTAGAAAGAGCGCAGAGCAATTACGAATAGAATTGAATGCTGAGAAATTCAAAAATTCTCTTTTGCAGAA agaactcaagaaagccCAGATGGCAGCCAAAGTTGCAGCTGAGGAACGAGCACTCTTCACGGATCGGATGGCCACTAGGTCCACCACCCAGAGTAATAGAGCTTCTCGACTTATTGGAAAGAAAATGAACCGCTCTGTCAGCCTTACTATATACTGA